A stretch of the Microcella sp. genome encodes the following:
- a CDS encoding mechanosensitive ion channel family protein, whose amino-acid sequence MARLVGAIDDEFVELADVELRVWFELLLVAGIAVGVALLLMLVVELVVRVLARRRSWAAPLAREVRPPLRLLLLVSGLWVAIDFAAPITRLSEIAERVLLIGTIGLFAWLLVEAVDFGFTSALSRYPADVASNRAARRARTQLEFLQRFSLVIIIVVAVSAALLTFPQMQAMGASLLASAGLAGIVAGIAAQSTLANVFAGFQITFNDAVRVDDIVIVEGEWGRIEEITLTYVVVRIWDDRRLVVPSTHFTTQAFENWTRTGSELLGSVEFDLDWRVSPGAMRDHLATLLEKTPLWDTRVSVLQVSDALGGMVRVRILVSAADAGALFDLRNYLREEFVEWVQVESPASMPRTRVVMPDTDSAPTIDPADESAREQLFSGTPEAQQRAQQMMAPSADPDAPARSGGTSRPEAPA is encoded by the coding sequence GTGGCGCGTCTCGTGGGGGCGATCGATGACGAGTTCGTCGAGCTCGCCGATGTCGAGCTGAGGGTCTGGTTCGAGTTGCTGCTGGTCGCCGGCATCGCCGTCGGCGTGGCTCTGTTGCTCATGCTCGTCGTCGAGCTTGTTGTGCGCGTGCTCGCGCGCCGCCGGTCGTGGGCTGCGCCTCTCGCACGAGAAGTGCGCCCCCCGCTGCGCCTGCTGCTGCTCGTCTCGGGTCTGTGGGTGGCGATCGACTTCGCGGCGCCGATCACGCGGCTGTCAGAGATCGCCGAGCGAGTGCTGCTGATCGGCACGATCGGCCTCTTTGCCTGGCTCCTGGTGGAGGCGGTCGACTTCGGCTTCACGTCAGCGCTCTCGCGTTACCCGGCCGATGTCGCGAGCAACCGTGCGGCGCGACGGGCGCGCACGCAACTGGAGTTTCTGCAACGGTTCTCGCTCGTCATCATCATCGTCGTGGCCGTGAGCGCAGCGCTGCTGACCTTCCCGCAGATGCAGGCGATGGGAGCCAGCTTGCTGGCTTCAGCCGGCCTCGCCGGTATCGTCGCGGGCATCGCCGCCCAGTCGACTCTCGCCAACGTCTTCGCCGGCTTTCAGATCACCTTCAACGATGCGGTGCGCGTCGACGACATTGTGATTGTCGAGGGCGAGTGGGGCCGCATCGAAGAGATCACGCTGACCTACGTGGTCGTGCGCATCTGGGATGATCGGCGCCTCGTCGTGCCGTCGACCCACTTCACGACCCAGGCGTTTGAGAACTGGACACGCACCGGCAGTGAGCTTCTGGGTTCGGTCGAGTTCGATCTCGACTGGCGCGTCAGCCCCGGGGCCATGCGCGATCATCTCGCCACGCTGCTGGAGAAGACCCCCCTGTGGGACACGCGCGTGTCGGTGCTGCAGGTCTCTGACGCGCTGGGCGGCATGGTGCGAGTGCGCATTCTCGTGAGCGCTGCCGACGCCGGGGCACTCTTCGATCTGCGCAATTATCTGCGCGAAGAGTTCGTCGAGTGGGTGCAGGTCGAGAGCCCCGCGTCGATGCCCCGCACGCGCGTCGTCATGCCCGACACCGACAGTGCGCCGACCATCGACCCTGCCGACGAGTCAGCACGCGAGCAGCTGTTCAGCGGCACCCCCGAGGCTCAGCAGCGAGCGCAGCAAATGATGGCGCCGTCGGCCGACCCCGATGCCCCGGCCCGTTCGGGCGGAACGTCTCGACCTGAAGCCCCCGCTTAG
- a CDS encoding beta strand repeat-containing protein, with protein MTRSSRRRPLTLSATTAAFALVVGGLVVLPASPASAVGVSDFAALESQLAAGNDVELTADISSPASTLAVPENATLDLAGFDLATDAVSLATGVSFTVTDSGSGGTWIAEATADADAGFENTGATLTIDGGTITADGGNLGAGIGGDDGASGGTLVVNGGAVTARNSGIFFGGTGYAAGIGGGADGGGGTVTITGGTVSATGGSVGAGIGGSNGSTLDGGVTTISGGSVTAVGGGSGAGIGGGFLQDGGTISISGATTTVTVVTGRYAAGIGGGRSGAGGDITIDGGTVSVTTAVADDTGAAIGGGERGAGGTITINGGTITANATRVGTNYTGSAGIGSGDASLNNSGQSGIVTGTEAAGGTITINGGTVTARGSGGGAGIGGGDRVSGWIVEINGGTVNAYGGEQAAGIGGGNRGNGGDISINGGTVNAYGGEKAAGIGGGDGFFSGGGGGTIAITSEVSAPTVYARSGTYGAGIGGGELGGSSAITIGEGTSVTADGGLFGPAIGRGINGDPSTWSVSGTLTLPANSFVTVFSGESATVTETGVVRGAGSVGVASGATLLNNGIITNTSVGPQNLVLDHSYRFEFDGNFAGSDPIDAVEVFAPTFQSGERELPTPTRPGFFLSSWNTVSDGSGSTVTPTSTIAAGGTLYAQWTTDPLAVIPATDTVTAGGDIEFLIQDRSDGDLDVTSVSTVTTGEASDIVTTKTDGLIEFTLAGERLITATLDSDSAKTGTTMITVLADTANPDGLEATPSATTVNEGGSITFDFALLDPYGNPFPVPGEVVLTSDVATDVIDGNTVSFPTASVHTITASYDGFETTVEITVIAASDLAATGADPAVPLGLAGLLLTLGAVLLLARRRAVV; from the coding sequence ATGACTCGCTCGTCACGCCGCCGCCCGCTCACGCTTTCAGCAACGACCGCTGCCTTCGCGCTCGTGGTGGGTGGCCTCGTGGTTCTGCCGGCCTCACCCGCCTCGGCTGTGGGAGTCTCTGACTTCGCGGCCCTCGAGTCGCAGCTCGCTGCCGGCAACGATGTCGAGCTGACCGCCGACATTTCGTCACCGGCCAGCACTCTCGCCGTGCCAGAGAACGCCACGCTCGACCTGGCCGGATTCGACCTGGCGACCGACGCGGTCTCGCTTGCCACGGGCGTGTCGTTCACGGTGACCGATAGCGGCTCGGGTGGCACCTGGATCGCAGAGGCGACGGCAGACGCCGACGCGGGCTTCGAGAACACCGGTGCCACGCTCACCATCGATGGCGGCACGATCACGGCCGACGGGGGCAACCTCGGCGCGGGCATCGGTGGAGACGACGGCGCGAGCGGCGGCACCCTGGTCGTCAACGGCGGAGCGGTCACCGCACGCAACTCAGGCATCTTCTTCGGCGGCACCGGATACGCGGCGGGCATCGGCGGGGGTGCCGACGGCGGCGGCGGCACCGTGACGATCACCGGAGGTACCGTCTCGGCGACGGGCGGCTCGGTGGGCGCAGGCATCGGCGGCAGCAACGGTTCGACTCTCGACGGCGGGGTTACCACGATCTCGGGGGGATCAGTCACGGCGGTCGGCGGTGGCAGCGGCGCGGGCATCGGCGGAGGGTTTTTGCAAGACGGCGGCACCATCAGCATTAGCGGCGCCACGACCACGGTCACCGTGGTCACCGGTCGCTATGCCGCGGGCATCGGCGGCGGCCGCAGCGGCGCCGGTGGAGACATCACGATCGATGGCGGAACCGTGTCGGTGACGACAGCTGTCGCCGACGACACCGGTGCTGCCATCGGTGGCGGCGAGCGGGGTGCGGGCGGCACCATCACGATCAATGGCGGCACCATCACGGCGAATGCCACGCGCGTCGGCACCAACTACACGGGCTCTGCCGGCATCGGCAGCGGCGACGCGAGCCTGAACAATTCAGGCCAGAGCGGAATCGTCACGGGCACCGAGGCCGCCGGCGGCACCATCACGATCAACGGCGGCACCGTGACCGCGCGCGGCTCGGGTGGTGGCGCGGGCATCGGCGGCGGTGATCGAGTGAGCGGCTGGATCGTCGAGATCAACGGCGGCACCGTCAACGCCTACGGTGGAGAGCAAGCCGCCGGCATCGGCGGAGGCAACCGCGGCAACGGCGGCGACATCTCGATCAATGGCGGCACGGTCAACGCCTACGGAGGAGAGAAGGCCGCGGGCATCGGCGGCGGCGACGGCTTCTTCAGTGGCGGTGGCGGCGGCACGATCGCCATCACTTCTGAGGTCTCCGCACCCACGGTCTACGCCCGCAGCGGCACCTACGGGGCGGGAATCGGCGGCGGCGAGCTCGGCGGCTCGTCCGCGATCACGATCGGCGAAGGCACATCGGTCACTGCAGACGGCGGACTGTTCGGCCCGGCCATCGGTCGAGGCATCAATGGCGACCCCTCGACGTGGAGTGTGAGCGGAACACTCACTCTGCCCGCGAACTCCTTCGTGACGGTGTTCTCCGGCGAGAGTGCGACGGTCACCGAGACCGGAGTCGTGCGCGGAGCCGGTAGCGTCGGCGTCGCGTCGGGCGCGACACTGCTGAACAACGGCATCATCACGAACACCTCGGTCGGCCCGCAGAACCTGGTTCTCGACCACAGCTACCGGTTCGAGTTCGACGGCAACTTCGCGGGCTCCGACCCCATCGACGCCGTCGAGGTCTTTGCTCCGACCTTCCAGTCGGGTGAGCGCGAGCTGCCGACCCCGACGCGACCCGGCTTCTTCTTGAGCAGTTGGAACACCGTCAGCGACGGAAGCGGCTCGACCGTGACACCGACGAGCACCATCGCCGCCGGGGGTACGCTGTACGCCCAGTGGACCACTGACCCCCTCGCGGTCATCCCCGCGACGGATACGGTCACAGCGGGCGGCGACATCGAGTTTCTCATTCAGGATCGCAGCGACGGCGACCTCGACGTGACCTCGGTCTCAACAGTCACCACCGGCGAAGCGAGCGACATCGTCACGACGAAGACAGACGGGCTCATCGAGTTCACGCTGGCGGGCGAGCGTCTCATCACCGCGACGCTCGATTCCGATTCTGCGAAGACCGGAACGACGATGATCACGGTGCTCGCTGACACCGCGAACCCCGACGGCCTCGAGGCGACGCCGTCGGCGACCACGGTCAATGAGGGCGGTTCGATCACGTTCGACTTCGCCCTTCTTGACCCCTACGGCAACCCCTTCCCGGTGCCCGGCGAGGTCGTGCTGACGAGCGATGTCGCCACTGACGTCATCGACGGCAACACGGTGAGCTTTCCGACCGCAAGCGTGCACACCATCACCGCGAGCTACGACGGATTCGAGACGACGGTCGAGATCACCGTGATCGCCGCAAGCGATCTCGCTGCTACCGGCGCAGACCCCGCTGTGCCGCTCGGGCTGGCAGGGCTCCTCCTGACGCTCGGAGCAGTGCTGCTGCTCGCGCGACGTCGCGCAGTGGTCTAA
- a CDS encoding DUF3817 domain-containing protein has protein sequence MTEPRLTAPPSRAAGLTPKKLYRIVAIAEAITWTLLITGLILRATAGLDIAVTIGGSIHGFVFLAYGATAVLTAINQRWSVGLGLVAVVTAIIPYATIPFDIWAHRTGKLEGDWRREATDDPRDQRWFDRLVRWMLNHPYLLAALILLAVVVLFTVLLALGPPIPKS, from the coding sequence ATGACCGAGCCCCGCCTCACCGCGCCGCCCTCGAGGGCCGCAGGCCTCACTCCGAAGAAGCTCTACCGCATCGTCGCGATCGCCGAAGCGATCACCTGGACCCTGCTCATCACAGGCCTCATTCTTCGCGCCACGGCGGGGCTCGACATTGCGGTCACCATCGGCGGCAGCATCCACGGCTTCGTGTTCCTCGCCTACGGCGCGACGGCAGTGCTGACAGCGATCAACCAGCGCTGGAGCGTCGGCCTCGGTCTGGTCGCGGTCGTGACGGCGATCATCCCCTACGCGACGATCCCCTTCGACATCTGGGCGCACCGCACCGGCAAGCTCGAGGGCGACTGGCGCCGCGAGGCGACGGACGACCCGCGTGATCAGCGCTGGTTCGACCGGCTGGTGCGGTGGATGCTCAACCACCCGTACCTGCTCGCCGCACTGATTCTGCTCGCGGTCGTGGTGCTCTTCACGGTGCTGCTGGCGCTGGGGCCTCCGATTCCGAAGTCGTAG